One genomic segment of Amycolatopsis sp. WQ 127309 includes these proteins:
- a CDS encoding TetR/AcrR family transcriptional regulator: protein MDTATPRARRRDAAATRAALLTAARTLLSENGVEGTSTRDVAARAGVNQALVYRYFGSKEKLFAEAADQGWDSADTMTTDLPLKDLPRALLERALNVGAEHPGGLSGLVIAANDDMIRAVVRERIERAFDEQLAPRLSGPDRELRAELLAAVITGIAVLRGKVGTKALTAADREALGAYVDRMAAPLLDLG from the coding sequence ATGGACACGGCGACACCGCGCGCCCGCCGCCGGGACGCGGCGGCGACCCGGGCAGCGCTGCTGACCGCGGCCCGGACGCTGCTGAGCGAAAACGGCGTCGAGGGCACGAGCACCCGCGACGTCGCGGCCCGGGCCGGGGTGAACCAGGCGCTGGTCTACCGCTACTTCGGATCGAAGGAGAAGCTGTTCGCCGAGGCGGCGGACCAAGGCTGGGACTCCGCCGACACCATGACGACGGACCTCCCGCTGAAGGACCTCCCCCGCGCGCTGCTGGAGCGCGCGTTGAACGTCGGCGCCGAGCACCCCGGCGGCCTGTCCGGCCTGGTGATCGCGGCGAACGACGACATGATCCGGGCCGTCGTCCGCGAGCGGATCGAACGCGCCTTCGACGAGCAGCTCGCCCCGCGCCTGAGCGGCCCGGACCGCGAGCTGCGCGCGGAGCTGCTGGCCGCGGTGATCACCGGGATCGCCGTACTGCGCGGCAAAGTGGGCACGAAGGCCCTGACCGCGGCCGACCGCGAGGCGCTCGGCGCGTACGTCGACCGCATGGCCGCCCCCCTGCTCGACCTCGGCTGA
- a CDS encoding SDR family oxidoreductase — translation MSEKTIALVTGANKGIGYEIAAGLGALGWSVGVGARDEQRRETAVAKLRAGGADAFGVPLDVTGDASVTAAAVLLDERFGRLDVLVNNAAVVGGFPQEPTKVGLGTVRAAVETNVYGVIRVINTMLPLLRRSASPRIVNLSSETGSLTRQSAADADFGFLSAAYMPSKTFLNAVVVQYAKELRDTNILINNACPGYVATDLNGFRGVRTPEQGAVTAIRLATLPADGPTGGFFDDNGVVPW, via the coding sequence ATGAGTGAAAAGACGATCGCGCTGGTCACCGGCGCCAACAAGGGAATCGGGTACGAGATCGCGGCCGGCCTGGGTGCGCTCGGCTGGAGCGTGGGCGTCGGCGCCCGCGACGAGCAGCGGCGCGAGACCGCCGTGGCGAAGCTGCGCGCGGGCGGCGCCGACGCGTTCGGCGTACCCCTCGACGTGACCGGCGACGCGAGCGTGACCGCCGCGGCCGTGCTCCTCGACGAGCGCTTCGGCCGCCTCGACGTCCTGGTCAACAACGCCGCGGTCGTCGGCGGTTTCCCGCAGGAGCCCACGAAGGTCGGCCTCGGCACCGTGCGCGCGGCCGTGGAGACCAACGTGTACGGCGTGATCCGGGTGATCAACACGATGCTGCCGCTGCTGCGCCGTTCGGCCTCGCCGCGGATCGTCAACCTGTCCAGCGAAACCGGCTCGCTGACCCGGCAGTCCGCGGCGGACGCCGACTTCGGGTTCCTGTCCGCCGCGTACATGCCGTCGAAGACGTTCCTCAACGCCGTCGTCGTCCAGTACGCCAAGGAACTGCGCGACACGAACATCCTGATCAACAACGCCTGCCCGGGTTACGTCGCGACGGACCTGAACGGCTTCCGCGGCGTGCGCACCCCCGAACAGGGCGCGGTCACGGCGATCCGCCTCGCGACCCTGCCGGCCGACGGCCCGACGGGCGGCTTCTTCGACGACAACGGCGTGGTGCCCTGGTAG
- a CDS encoding cellulose binding domain-containing protein codes for MTARPLRRAVTAAAVLLAAGLAGAAPATAAEPDVAVTVNARAGLASVADTALGANHAVWDSQLGTDTVAGLLGDAGVRVLRYPGGSYGDIYHWKDNTAPGGYVAPDTDFDTFMGGARRTGAQPIIIANYGTGTPQEAADWVRYANVTKGYGARYWEIGNELYGNGHYGANWEADNHADKSPTAYANGVVAYAAAMKAVDPSVKIGAVLTTPANWPDGIVGDGDTADWNQTVLSIAGPHVDFVVLHWYPGGATAAEALAKPEQVDDMVYVVRREIAQYAGANPGRIGVALTETNTSVGMDTQPGALFAAETYSTMLENGVFTVDWWDTHNGASQVSTVEGQTDYGDMGMLSSATCLGDVCEPPLNTPFAPYHGLKMLSLFARPGDQLVRAGTSEPLVTAHAARRPDGDLSVLLVNKDPGNAHTVAVDYAGYAPAATASKVYTFTNGATSIAEGAGGSSTSRTLPPYSLTTLVLHPATAVTGAPAAPGPVTAGQVTDRSATLTWPAAAPGGHPVAKYEVYRTVGTTSEAWGETAGRSFTVGNLVPGSRYTVNVLARDTAGTVSWASPSLTFTTGAPARSTCAATMSDVTDWSSGFVGGVHLTNTGTKPAPNWTLTFTWPTARQHLTGGWNGTWTQTGTTVTVTSATALAPGASVDPGFTADYGGPNILPTAFTLNGTLCSAS; via the coding sequence ATGACAGCTCGACCACTTCGCCGCGCCGTCACGGCCGCGGCGGTCCTGCTCGCCGCGGGCCTGGCCGGGGCCGCCCCCGCCACCGCGGCCGAGCCGGACGTCGCCGTCACCGTGAACGCGCGGGCCGGCCTGGCCTCCGTGGCGGACACCGCACTCGGGGCCAACCACGCCGTCTGGGACAGCCAGCTCGGCACCGACACCGTGGCCGGCCTGCTCGGCGACGCCGGCGTGCGCGTGCTGCGCTACCCCGGCGGTTCCTACGGCGACATCTACCACTGGAAGGACAACACCGCGCCGGGCGGCTACGTCGCACCGGACACCGACTTCGACACCTTCATGGGCGGCGCGCGGCGCACCGGGGCCCAGCCGATCATCATCGCCAACTACGGCACCGGCACACCGCAGGAAGCGGCGGACTGGGTCCGGTACGCCAACGTCACCAAGGGCTACGGCGCCCGCTACTGGGAGATCGGCAACGAGCTGTACGGCAACGGCCACTACGGCGCGAACTGGGAAGCCGACAACCACGCCGACAAGAGCCCCACGGCCTACGCCAACGGCGTCGTCGCCTACGCCGCGGCCATGAAGGCCGTCGACCCGTCGGTCAAGATCGGCGCGGTGCTGACGACCCCGGCGAACTGGCCCGACGGCATCGTCGGCGACGGCGACACCGCCGACTGGAACCAGACCGTGCTGTCGATCGCCGGTCCCCATGTCGACTTCGTCGTCCTGCACTGGTACCCCGGCGGCGCCACGGCGGCGGAGGCGCTCGCCAAGCCCGAGCAGGTGGACGACATGGTGTACGTCGTCCGGCGCGAGATCGCGCAGTACGCGGGCGCGAACCCCGGGCGGATCGGCGTCGCGCTCACCGAGACCAACACCTCGGTCGGCATGGACACCCAGCCCGGCGCGCTGTTCGCCGCCGAGACGTACAGCACGATGCTGGAGAACGGCGTGTTCACCGTCGACTGGTGGGACACGCACAACGGCGCGTCGCAGGTGTCCACAGTGGAGGGTCAGACCGACTACGGGGACATGGGGATGCTCTCCAGCGCGACGTGCCTGGGCGACGTCTGCGAGCCGCCGCTGAACACGCCGTTCGCGCCCTACCACGGCTTGAAGATGCTGAGCCTCTTCGCGCGCCCCGGAGACCAGCTGGTCCGCGCGGGGACGAGCGAGCCGCTGGTCACCGCGCACGCCGCCCGCCGGCCCGACGGCGATCTTTCCGTGCTGCTGGTCAACAAGGATCCCGGCAACGCCCACACGGTCGCCGTCGATTACGCCGGTTACGCCCCGGCCGCCACGGCGTCGAAGGTGTACACCTTCACCAACGGCGCGACGTCGATCGCGGAGGGCGCCGGCGGCAGCAGCACGAGCCGGACGCTGCCGCCGTACTCGCTGACCACGCTGGTGCTGCACCCGGCGACCGCGGTCACCGGAGCCCCGGCCGCACCCGGTCCGGTGACAGCCGGCCAGGTCACCGACCGTTCGGCGACGCTCACCTGGCCCGCGGCCGCGCCCGGCGGCCACCCGGTCGCGAAGTACGAGGTCTACCGGACCGTCGGCACGACCAGTGAGGCGTGGGGCGAGACCGCGGGCAGGTCGTTCACCGTCGGCAACCTCGTCCCGGGCAGCCGGTACACGGTCAACGTGCTGGCGCGGGACACGGCGGGCACCGTCTCCTGGGCGTCGCCGTCGCTGACGTTCACCACGGGCGCGCCGGCGCGGAGCACGTGCGCGGCCACGATGTCCGACGTCACCGACTGGTCGAGCGGCTTCGTCGGCGGCGTCCACCTCACCAACACGGGCACGAAACCGGCGCCGAACTGGACGTTGACCTTCACCTGGCCGACCGCGCGGCAGCACCTCACCGGCGGCTGGAACGGCACCTGGACCCAGACCGGCACCACCGTGACGGTCACGTCGGCCACGGCGCTGGCCCCGGGCGCGAGCGTCGACCCGGGCTTCACGGCCGACTACGGCGGCCCGAACATCCTGCCGACGGCGTTCACCCTGAACGGCACCCTCTGCAGCGCGTCGTGA
- a CDS encoding ATP-binding protein — MTRERASWPLRRWAGVLALVEAVLLVGALAGGALALSRLDDARSRLLDVVGPQLLQAKALSTALVDQETGIRGYLLTRQQEFLEPYRAGLADQDRAVAELRRLGATPDTAPGRDLAAVLAGADAWRGAALAQAAPGGPAPTAGQVEQDKKLFDALRGRLTEQDAHLDAARLDARADLAAATNLLTWILVTIAVVIAAAFVLLFAGLRRAVVGPIQQLAAAVRDTAARDLHRPVVATGPREVRQLGADVDVMRRRILEEVAELERAHTLLEARTHALERSNSDLEQFAYVASHDLQEPLRKVTSFCQLLEKRYHDKLDERGEQYIGFAVDGAKRMQVLINDLLAFSRVGRRGGEPVAVETAALVATATANLESVLADAGARVSVADGLPPVRGEQSLLTAVFQNLIGNAVKFHGERPPEITVAAERDGADWVFSVTDNGIGIDAQYAERIFVIFQRLHGRGDYPGTGIGLAMCRKIVEHHGGRIWLDTEVAEGTCFRFTLPALVAPELAGAVAEEQDAA, encoded by the coding sequence ATGACGCGGGAACGCGCGTCCTGGCCGCTGCGGCGCTGGGCCGGGGTGCTGGCGCTCGTCGAGGCCGTCCTGCTCGTCGGCGCCCTCGCGGGCGGCGCGCTCGCGCTGTCCCGCCTCGACGACGCCCGGAGCCGGCTGCTCGACGTGGTGGGGCCGCAGCTGCTGCAGGCCAAGGCCCTCTCGACGGCGCTGGTCGACCAGGAGACCGGGATCCGCGGTTACCTGCTGACCCGGCAGCAGGAGTTCCTCGAGCCGTACCGGGCCGGGCTCGCCGACCAGGACCGGGCCGTGGCGGAGCTGCGCCGGCTGGGCGCCACCCCGGACACCGCGCCGGGGCGCGACCTCGCCGCGGTCCTGGCCGGCGCCGACGCGTGGCGTGGGGCGGCCCTCGCCCAGGCGGCGCCGGGCGGCCCCGCGCCGACGGCGGGGCAGGTGGAACAGGACAAGAAGCTCTTCGACGCGCTGCGCGGCCGCCTCACCGAGCAGGACGCGCACCTCGACGCCGCCCGGCTGGACGCCCGCGCGGACCTCGCGGCCGCGACGAACCTGCTGACCTGGATCCTCGTCACCATCGCCGTGGTGATCGCGGCGGCGTTCGTCCTGCTGTTCGCGGGCCTGCGCCGGGCCGTGGTCGGGCCGATCCAGCAGCTGGCCGCCGCGGTGCGCGACACGGCCGCGCGCGACCTGCACCGGCCGGTGGTGGCGACCGGGCCCCGGGAGGTGCGCCAGCTCGGCGCCGACGTCGACGTGATGCGCCGGCGCATCCTCGAAGAGGTGGCCGAGCTGGAGCGGGCCCACACGCTGCTGGAGGCCCGGACGCACGCCCTGGAGCGGTCGAACTCCGACCTGGAGCAGTTCGCCTACGTCGCCTCGCACGACCTCCAGGAGCCGCTGCGGAAGGTGACCAGCTTCTGCCAGCTGCTGGAGAAGCGCTACCACGACAAGCTCGACGAGCGCGGCGAGCAGTACATCGGGTTCGCCGTCGACGGCGCCAAGCGGATGCAGGTGCTGATCAACGACCTGCTGGCGTTCTCCCGCGTCGGCCGCCGCGGTGGCGAGCCGGTGGCGGTCGAGACGGCGGCGCTGGTGGCCACGGCCACGGCGAACCTCGAGAGCGTGCTCGCCGACGCCGGCGCGCGGGTGAGCGTCGCCGACGGCCTGCCGCCGGTGCGGGGTGAGCAGTCGCTGCTGACCGCGGTGTTCCAGAACCTGATCGGCAACGCCGTGAAGTTCCACGGCGAACGGCCACCCGAGATCACCGTCGCCGCCGAGCGCGACGGCGCGGACTGGGTGTTCTCCGTGACGGACAACGGGATCGGGATCGACGCGCAGTACGCCGAGCGGATCTTCGTGATCTTCCAGCGGCTGCACGGCCGCGGCGACTACCCGGGCACCGGGATCGGCCTGGCGATGTGCCGCAAGATCGTCGAGCACCACGGCGGCCGCATCTGGCTGGACACCGAAGTCGCCGAAGGCACGTGCTTCCGATTCACCCTCCCCGCACTCGTGGCCCCGGAACTCGCCGGTGCCGTCGCCGAAGAACAGGACGCGGCATGA
- a CDS encoding cytochrome P450, whose product MTRAYPFSEPEKLDIEPLFEQLRTEEPLSRVTMPYGEPAWLATRYEDVKVVLGDPRFSRAAATGRDEPRLRPHLPPPGNILSLDPPDHSRLRRLVMKAFTMRRIDALRTRAQEIADGLVDTMLAQGPPADLVEAFALPFPVTVICELLGVPFEDRGDFRVWSDAFLSTTKFTPDEVLDAMTKMNEYMAGLIAQRRETPHDDLLGALVVARDEDDRLSEEELLSLAQTLLVAGHETTASQIPNFVYALLTHPGQLALLRADLSLVPKAVEELMRFVPLGTGAGIARYATEDVELGGVTVRAGEPVLPALASANRDGSVYSDPEVLDLLRGEATHIGFGHGAHHCLGAPLARMELQVALDTLLRRLPELRLAEGEAGIGWKLGLSTRGPLQLPLAWG is encoded by the coding sequence ATGACGAGGGCGTATCCCTTCAGTGAGCCGGAAAAACTGGACATCGAGCCGCTGTTCGAGCAGCTGCGCACCGAAGAACCGCTGAGCCGCGTCACCATGCCCTACGGCGAACCAGCCTGGCTGGCGACGCGCTACGAGGACGTCAAGGTGGTGCTGGGGGACCCGCGCTTCAGCCGCGCGGCGGCGACCGGGCGCGACGAGCCGCGGCTGCGCCCGCACCTGCCGCCGCCGGGCAACATCCTCAGCCTCGACCCGCCGGACCACAGCCGGCTGCGGCGCCTGGTGATGAAGGCGTTCACCATGCGCCGGATCGACGCGCTGCGGACGCGGGCGCAGGAGATCGCCGACGGGCTCGTCGACACGATGCTGGCCCAGGGTCCGCCCGCCGACCTGGTCGAGGCCTTCGCGCTGCCGTTCCCGGTGACGGTGATCTGCGAGCTGCTGGGCGTCCCGTTCGAGGACCGCGGCGACTTCCGCGTCTGGTCGGACGCGTTCCTCTCGACGACGAAGTTCACGCCGGACGAAGTCCTCGACGCGATGACGAAGATGAACGAATACATGGCCGGCCTGATCGCGCAGCGCCGGGAGACGCCGCACGACGACCTGCTCGGCGCGCTGGTCGTGGCCCGCGACGAAGACGACCGGCTCTCGGAGGAGGAGCTGCTGTCGCTGGCGCAGACGCTGCTGGTGGCCGGGCACGAGACGACCGCGTCCCAGATCCCGAACTTCGTGTACGCGCTGCTCACGCACCCGGGCCAGCTGGCGCTGCTGCGCGCGGACCTGAGCCTGGTGCCGAAGGCGGTGGAGGAGCTGATGCGGTTCGTCCCGCTCGGCACCGGCGCGGGTATCGCGCGCTACGCGACGGAAGACGTCGAGCTGGGCGGGGTGACGGTCCGGGCGGGGGAGCCGGTGCTGCCCGCGCTGGCGTCCGCGAACCGCGACGGCTCGGTGTACTCGGACCCGGAGGTGCTGGACCTGCTGCGCGGGGAGGCGACGCACATCGGCTTCGGCCACGGCGCCCACCACTGCCTGGGCGCGCCGCTGGCCCGGATGGAACTGCAGGTCGCGCTGGACACGCTGCTGCGGCGGCTGCCGGAACTGCGGCTGGCCGAGGGCGAGGCCGGCATCGGCTGGAAGCTGGGCCTCTCGACGCGCGGGCCGCTGCAGCTGCCGCTGGCCTGGGGCTGA
- a CDS encoding MFS transporter encodes MSDTLTAPAPVRPGRRAESHPTAVLLVLALSTFAIVVMQSMVMPILSGLAQSLDVSMADVSWVVTVNMLSAAVFTPLLGSLGDKLGRKRVLMATLALTTLGSVLVAVSTSMGVVLAGRALQGMGFAAMPLAIGIVRSIFPPERVPSSIALLSALTGIGAGAGLLVSGLLVQAGVSAQGMFWISAAVTALGLLGTAALIRLPETAGKFYVDVFGLLTLAGGLVCLVLGINRGPAWGWGSATVLGLFAGAVVLLAAWVVVERRVREPLVDIAMMRTPVVLGTNIATFLTGAGMYGAFILVIQFVQTPGRFGYGFGSDALGAGLTLLPMTAGTLLAAGAVSVLIRRVGPKWPMVIGTVVATATFAFLLAFHAEHWHFYVATGLLGLGLGLAFGAIPTLLNSGVTPEQTSVANSVNQTLRSIGGSIGTAVASAILAATLLPGLPLPTVGAYTTAFTVSGAICVLAVVAAVFVPYRHRETTKESR; translated from the coding sequence GTGTCCGACACCCTCACCGCCCCAGCGCCCGTGCGGCCCGGCCGGCGCGCGGAGTCGCATCCGACGGCGGTGCTGCTGGTGCTGGCGCTGTCGACGTTCGCGATCGTCGTCATGCAGAGCATGGTCATGCCGATCCTGTCCGGCCTCGCTCAGTCGCTGGACGTCTCGATGGCCGACGTGTCGTGGGTCGTGACCGTCAACATGCTGTCCGCGGCGGTGTTCACGCCGTTGCTCGGTTCGCTCGGCGACAAGCTGGGCCGCAAGCGCGTCCTGATGGCGACGCTCGCGCTGACCACCCTCGGCTCGGTGCTGGTGGCCGTCTCGACGTCGATGGGCGTCGTGCTGGCCGGCCGCGCGCTGCAGGGCATGGGCTTCGCGGCCATGCCGCTGGCCATCGGGATCGTCCGGTCGATCTTCCCGCCGGAGCGCGTCCCCTCGAGCATCGCGCTGCTGAGCGCGCTCACCGGCATCGGCGCGGGCGCGGGCCTGCTCGTGTCCGGGCTGCTGGTGCAGGCGGGCGTGTCGGCGCAGGGCATGTTCTGGATCTCGGCGGCGGTCACCGCCCTCGGCCTGCTCGGCACCGCCGCGCTGATCCGGCTGCCGGAGACGGCCGGCAAGTTCTACGTCGACGTCTTCGGCTTGCTGACGCTCGCCGGCGGCCTGGTCTGCCTGGTGCTCGGCATCAACCGCGGGCCGGCGTGGGGCTGGGGCTCGGCCACCGTCCTCGGCCTGTTCGCCGGCGCGGTCGTGCTGCTGGCCGCGTGGGTGGTCGTCGAGCGGCGCGTGCGCGAACCGCTGGTCGACATCGCGATGATGCGCACGCCGGTCGTGCTGGGCACCAACATCGCCACCTTCCTCACCGGCGCCGGCATGTACGGCGCGTTCATCCTGGTGATCCAGTTCGTGCAGACGCCGGGCCGGTTCGGGTACGGCTTCGGGTCCGACGCGCTCGGCGCGGGCCTGACGCTGCTGCCGATGACCGCGGGCACCCTACTTGCCGCCGGCGCGGTGTCGGTGCTGATCCGCCGCGTCGGCCCGAAGTGGCCGATGGTGATCGGCACGGTCGTCGCCACCGCGACGTTCGCGTTCCTGCTCGCCTTCCACGCCGAGCACTGGCACTTCTACGTCGCGACCGGCCTGCTCGGCCTCGGGCTGGGGCTGGCGTTCGGCGCGATCCCGACGTTGCTCAACAGCGGCGTCACCCCCGAGCAGACGAGCGTCGCCAACAGCGTCAACCAGACGCTGCGCTCGATCGGCGGCTCCATCGGCACGGCGGTGGCGTCGGCGATCCTGGCCGCGACCCTGCTGCCGGGCCTCCCCCTGCCCACGGTCGGCGCGTACACCACCGCGTTCACCGTGTCCGGCGCGATCTGCGTCCTCGCGGTCGTCGCCGCTGTGTTCGTCCCGTACCGACACCGCGAAACCACGAAGGAGTCTCGATGA
- a CDS encoding LysR family transcriptional regulator → METRELQYFVAVAEELHFGRAAERLGMAQPPLSRAIGLLERRLGVTLFERTSRSVTLTDAGSVLLAEGRAVLGALAAAERRTRRAATGRTGLVLVTKAGVSGDLLKELLAAYAAEPDAADVDVLLCEAREQERLLRDGQADVALMHWPYDSTAGFDTEELGTEGQVVILPAGHPLAGRSHVRTADVAALPDLPMARWPRPDGGYPDGPGAEVRNLTQLYQLIALGRTTVILAESCRTHLRADLAAVPVVDAPAVTTVIAWPPHSRSRAVAGLVRAASREHAATR, encoded by the coding sequence ATGGAGACGCGCGAGCTGCAGTACTTCGTCGCCGTCGCCGAGGAACTGCACTTCGGCCGCGCGGCCGAGCGTCTGGGCATGGCCCAGCCCCCGCTGTCGCGCGCGATCGGCCTTCTCGAACGGCGGCTCGGCGTCACGCTGTTCGAGCGCACCAGCCGCTCGGTCACGCTCACCGACGCCGGATCCGTGCTGCTGGCCGAGGGCCGCGCCGTCCTCGGCGCGCTGGCCGCGGCCGAGCGGCGCACCCGGCGGGCCGCGACCGGCCGGACCGGGCTCGTCCTCGTCACCAAGGCCGGCGTTTCCGGTGACCTGCTGAAGGAACTGCTCGCCGCGTACGCCGCCGAGCCGGACGCCGCCGACGTCGACGTGCTGCTGTGCGAGGCCCGCGAGCAGGAACGGCTGTTGCGCGACGGGCAGGCCGACGTCGCGCTGATGCACTGGCCCTACGACTCGACGGCCGGGTTCGACACCGAGGAGCTGGGCACCGAGGGGCAGGTCGTGATCCTGCCGGCCGGGCACCCGCTCGCCGGCCGGTCGCACGTCCGGACCGCCGACGTCGCGGCGCTGCCCGACCTCCCGATGGCCCGCTGGCCGCGTCCCGACGGCGGTTATCCGGACGGCCCGGGCGCCGAGGTACGGAACCTGACCCAGCTCTACCAGCTGATCGCGCTCGGCCGGACCACGGTGATCCTCGCCGAGTCGTGCCGCACCCACCTGCGCGCGGACCTCGCCGCCGTGCCGGTCGTCGACGCGCCCGCCGTGACGACGGTGATCGCGTGGCCACCGCACAGCCGGTCCCGCGCCGTCGCCGGCCTGGTCCGCGCCGCGTCACGCGAGCACGCGGCGACCCGCTAA
- a CDS encoding PP2C family protein-serine/threonine phosphatase gives MPPLSLPSAVNRLSVLLVEDDDGDALLVEEMLADVPVEAERITLLRVATLAAALPHVGGVDCVLLDLQLPDASGLTALTTLRRHSPGSAIVVLTGQNDTATGVAAVAAGAQDYLGKDQVDGPLLMRAMRYAWERRRAEGAEQRLLEQQLLAGENARLERGLLPTPLLADDGLGLAVRYRPGRDGALLGGDFYDTVELADGTVEVIIGDVCGHGPDEAALGVALRIAWRALVLAGLPATEVLATVDRVLVNERIEPLFATACVVTVAPDRTSARMVLAGHPPPLLLGGAGPVEFLSSDGLGPPLGLPLKRPRRQTEVALAPGWSLLLYTDGIFEGRSGGGDRLGRTRMAALAGELLTGPGDAGAALDALIGRVQQLNDGPVDDDIALVLLTQRAAGGAR, from the coding sequence GTGCCCCCGCTTTCGCTGCCGTCCGCGGTCAACCGGCTCTCGGTGCTGCTGGTCGAGGACGACGACGGCGACGCGCTGCTGGTCGAGGAGATGCTCGCCGACGTCCCGGTCGAGGCCGAGCGGATCACGCTGCTGCGGGTGGCGACCCTGGCGGCCGCGCTGCCGCACGTCGGGGGCGTCGACTGCGTGCTGCTCGACCTGCAGCTGCCCGACGCGTCCGGCCTGACCGCCCTCACGACGTTGCGCCGACACAGCCCGGGCAGCGCCATCGTGGTGCTGACCGGGCAGAACGACACCGCCACCGGCGTGGCCGCCGTGGCCGCCGGGGCCCAGGACTACCTCGGCAAGGACCAGGTCGACGGCCCGCTGCTGATGCGCGCCATGCGCTACGCCTGGGAACGGCGGCGAGCCGAGGGCGCCGAACAGCGGCTCCTGGAGCAGCAGCTGCTCGCGGGGGAGAACGCGCGGCTCGAACGCGGCCTGCTGCCCACCCCGCTGCTCGCCGACGACGGCCTCGGCCTGGCGGTCCGCTACCGCCCGGGCCGCGACGGCGCGTTGCTGGGCGGCGACTTCTACGACACGGTCGAGCTCGCCGACGGCACCGTCGAGGTGATCATCGGGGACGTCTGCGGGCACGGCCCGGACGAAGCCGCGCTGGGCGTGGCGCTGCGGATCGCGTGGCGGGCCCTGGTGCTGGCCGGGCTGCCGGCCACCGAGGTGCTGGCCACGGTCGACCGGGTCCTGGTGAACGAGCGGATCGAGCCGCTGTTCGCCACCGCGTGCGTGGTCACCGTGGCCCCGGACCGGACGTCCGCGCGGATGGTGCTCGCCGGGCACCCGCCGCCGTTGCTGCTGGGCGGGGCCGGCCCGGTGGAGTTCCTGTCCTCCGACGGCCTGGGCCCGCCGCTGGGCCTCCCGCTGAAGCGGCCCCGGCGCCAGACCGAGGTCGCGCTGGCGCCGGGCTGGTCCCTGCTGCTCTACACCGACGGCATCTTCGAGGGCCGCTCCGGCGGCGGCGATCGCCTCGGCCGCACCCGGATGGCCGCGCTGGCCGGGGAGCTCCTCACCGGGCCGGGTGACGCCGGTGCGGCGCTGGACGCCCTGATCGGCCGCGTCCAGCAGCTGAACGACGGCCCGGTGGACGACGACATCGCGCTGGTCCTGCTCACCCAGCGAGCCGCCGGAGGAGCCCGATGA
- a CDS encoding exo-alpha-sialidase, translated as MSSKRRAGAILLAAAVVWLPFTRAASAADRGCASSVPFTSGTEGYDTFRIPAVVRAANGSLVAFAEGRRDSAGDSGAIRTVSRSSRDGGCTWGPLAVVTTNGDATAGNPTPVLARNGDLVLLTVHNGLVSEKQIMTGAASEQDTRRVFVQRSGDNGRTWSAARDITADTKRPGWRWYATGPGHATLLRHGPHAGRIVVPANHSSSPPAGSADVGTEAKYYGGHDLYSDDDGRTWHIGFTDDRTDGVVAANETSATELPDGTLYFSSRNQGSAAEHRVDGYSVDGGKTLVRPYRAQPALSGTKVEGSVLQTTIPWLLLYSGPSDPATRAVMQLRLSTDRGRTWIPGRTLTTGPAAYSDLVQADPLTAGLLYETGTAGPYETIVFHRIPLTRVH; from the coding sequence GTGTCATCGAAACGCCGAGCGGGCGCGATCCTGCTGGCCGCGGCCGTGGTCTGGCTGCCCTTCACCCGGGCGGCCTCGGCCGCCGACCGAGGATGCGCGTCCTCGGTGCCGTTCACCTCCGGCACCGAGGGATACGACACCTTCCGGATCCCCGCGGTGGTGCGCGCCGCGAACGGGTCGCTGGTGGCGTTCGCCGAAGGCCGGCGCGACTCGGCCGGCGACTCCGGCGCCATCCGGACGGTGTCCCGCTCGTCGCGCGACGGCGGCTGCACCTGGGGCCCGCTCGCCGTGGTGACCACCAACGGCGACGCCACCGCGGGCAACCCGACGCCGGTGCTGGCCCGCAACGGCGACCTCGTCCTCCTGACCGTCCACAACGGACTCGTCTCGGAGAAGCAGATCATGACCGGCGCGGCGTCGGAGCAGGACACCCGCCGGGTGTTCGTCCAGCGCAGCGGCGACAACGGCCGCACCTGGAGCGCCGCGCGCGACATCACCGCGGACACGAAACGGCCCGGCTGGCGGTGGTACGCCACCGGTCCCGGGCACGCCACGCTGCTGCGGCACGGCCCGCACGCGGGCCGGATCGTCGTGCCCGCCAACCATTCCAGCTCGCCGCCGGCCGGCTCGGCCGACGTCGGCACCGAGGCGAAGTACTACGGCGGCCACGACCTCTACAGCGACGACGACGGCCGCACCTGGCACATCGGCTTCACCGACGACCGCACCGACGGCGTCGTCGCCGCGAACGAGACCTCGGCGACGGAACTGCCCGACGGCACGCTCTACTTCTCCAGCCGCAACCAGGGTTCCGCGGCCGAGCACCGGGTCGACGGCTACAGCGTGGACGGCGGCAAGACGCTCGTGCGGCCGTACCGGGCGCAGCCGGCGCTGTCCGGGACGAAGGTCGAGGGCAGCGTGCTGCAGACGACGATCCCGTGGCTGCTGCTGTACTCCGGCCCCTCCGACCCCGCGACGCGCGCGGTGATGCAGCTGCGGCTGAGCACCGACCGCGGGCGCACCTGGATCCCGGGCCGGACGCTGACCACCGGGCCCGCGGCGTACTCCGACCTCGTGCAGGCCGACCCGCTCACCGCCGGGCTGCTCTACGAGACCGGCACGGCCGGCCCGTACGAAACCATTGTGTTCCACCGCATCCCGCTCACCCGGGTGCACTGA